A stretch of DNA from Rhizobacter sp.:
GGCGGTGATGGGGCCGGCGGCGATCAGCCAGAGGTTGGTGCCGGCCTCGGGCGCGGGGAAGACGCTGGTGCCTTGCCACATCCACACCCCGAGCACTGCGATGGCGATGGGGGCGAGCAGCAAGGTCTCGAGCGTGAGCCCTTCCAGCGCGCCGAGGCTGGCCACCTTGCGCATCAGCCCGTAGGCGCCGAAGCTCGCGGCCAATGCCAGGGCAATCCACGGCGGGTGGCCGGCGAGCACCGCGAGCCACAGCACGCCGGCCCCGGCGATGCCGAGCGCCAGCCACTGCACGGGCCGCAGCCGCTCGTGCAGCACGGTGTAGCCGAGCAGCACGTTGACCAGCGGGTTGATGAAGTAGCCGAGGCTCGCCTCGATCACATGGCCGCTGTTGACGGCCCAGATGTAGGTGAGCCAGTTGACCGACAGCAGCACCGCGCTCGCCGCGAAGGCCAGCAGCACCTTGGGGCTGCGCAGCACCGGCTTGACCCAGGCCCATTGCCGCCGCAGCGTGAGCACGACCAGCACGAAGACCAGCGACCACACGATGCGATGGACGAGGATTTCACCGGAGGGGACGCTCGCGATCTGGCGGAAGTAGAGCGGGAAGATGCCCCACAGCGCGAAGGCGAGGGCGGCGTACAGGGCTCCGATGGGCATCGGCGGATTCTCCCAGCCCTGCTGCCGGGTTGCTGACGGGTGGTCATTCGGCGGGCCTGGCGGCATGATCCGCCGCGTGGCCCACGTCGTCTTCACCCAGCAGCTCAAGCGCTTCACCGAGGTGCCCGAGGTCGACACGCCCGCGGCCACGCTGCGCGAGGCGCTGCAGGCCGCGTTCGATCGCAACCCGCGCCTGCGTGGCTACGTGCTCGACGACCAGGGCCATCTCAGGCCCAACGTGGTGGTGTTCATCGATGGCCGGCGCAGCCACGAGCGCGTGCGGCTCGACGATGCCTTGAAGGCCGACAGCCAGGTGCACGTGCTGCAGGCCCTGTCCGGAGGATGACGAGATGACGGCAACGAGGGCGTGGGTGGCCACGCGCAAAGGTCTGTTCGAGCTGCAACGCTCTGCCAAAGGCTGGGGCGTGGCGCGGGTGAGTTTTCTCGCCGAGCCGGTGTCGATGGTCTTGCCACCGATCGGCGGGACCGGCCGCATGCTGGCCGCGCTCAACCTCGGCCACTTCGGCGTGAAGGTGCACGCGAGCGACGACGCCGGCGCCACCTGGCGCGAGGTCGACACCCCCACCTACCCGCCGCAGCCCGAAGGGGCCGAGGGGCCGGCGTGGAAGCTGGTGCAGATCTGGTCGATGGAGGCGATCCACGGCGCCATCTGGGCCGGCACCCTGCCGGGCGGGCTCTTCAAGAGCAGCGATGGCGGCGAGCACTGGCAGCTGGTCGACTCGCTCTGGTCGCGCCCCGAGCGGCTGGGCTGGTTTGGCGGGGGGTACGACGTGCCGGGCATCCATTCCATCCTGCCGCACCCCACGCGCCCGGGCGAGCTGCTGCTGGGCATCAGCTGCGGCGGCGTGTGGGGCAGCCGCGAAGGCGGCACGCAATGGGAGCTGCAGGCCAAGGGCATGCGCGCCGACTTCATGCCGCCCGACCAGGCCGACGACGAGAACACGCAGGACCCGCACCTCATTGCCGCGTGTGCCGCGGTGCCCACGGCCGTCTGGTGCCAGCACCACAACGGCATCTTTCGCTCGACCGATGGCTCGCAGCGTTGGCAGGAGTTGAAGCCGCCGATCGCCGGCTTCGGCTTCGCGGTGGCCGCGCATCCGCGCGAGCCCGACACGGCGTGGTTCGCGCCCGCTGTGAAAGACGAGAAGCGGGTGCCGGTCGACGGCGCGCTCTTCGTGCACCGCACACGCGACGGCGGCAAGAGCTTCGAGGCGCTGCGCACGGGCCTGCCGCAGAAGGACTGCTATGACCTCGTCTACCGCCACGGCCTGGTCGTCGACGACACCGGGCGCTCGCTGCTGATGGGCAGCACCACCGGCAACCTGTGGGCGAGCGACGACGCGGGCGACAGCTGGGTCGAAGTCGCCGGCCACTTGCCGCCGATCCACGCGGTGCGGTTCGGGTAGTTCCTCCCCCTGCAACATGGGGCGACACCCTGTGCATGGGATGACAACTCATGCGTGAGCTGTCGAAATGACACCCATCGTGCGCCGGAGTCCTGCCATGCCCATCACCATCGCCGTTGGAGCCCGTTCCCTCTTCGTCACCGCCATCGCCTGGCTGTTCATCGGGCTCGGCCTGCTGGCCAGCGGCTCGGCGCTGCTGCAAAACGCGATGCTCGCGTCGCTGCTGCCCCTGCCGCCGCAGGCCGGTTTGACGGGCTGGCTGGTGGCGAAGCTGCCGTGGGTCACGGGCACGAGCCTCGTGCTCTCGCTGGCGATGCTGGCCTCGGCGGTCGGCCTGCTGCTGCGGCTGGACTGGGCGCGCCGCACCTTCATCGGCCTGCTCGTGGTGGCCATCGTCGCCAACCTGCTGGGCCTGTGGCTGCAGCAGGAGCTGATGCAGGCGATCGTCGACCACGCGCTCAGCAGCGCATCGCTGCCGCCCAAGGCCGCAGGCGTGTTCGGTGGTTTCGTGACCGCGGCGCGGGTGATGGCGGTGGTGGTGACGCTCGGCGCCTGCGGGCTGCTGGCGTGGATCATTCGCCGCTTGATGTCGGCATCCGTCCGCCAGGAATTCGCCTGAGCTAGCTCAGGTCGCCATCGACGTAGTACCAGCGGCCGTCTTCGCGCACGAAGCGGCTCTTTTCCTGCAGCCGGTGCGCCCGTCCACCGAGCTTGCTGCGGGCGACGAACTCCACCGTCGCATGGTCGGCGTCCTGTACCTCGTGCTTCTTCACGTCGAGGCCGAGCCAGCGCAGGCCGGGTGGATTGGGCTCGATCGTTGAAGGCCGTGTGCTCGCGTGCCAGGTGGCGCGCAGGTAGTCGATGAGGTCGCGCACATAAGCGGTGTAGCGTGAGCGCATCAAGGCTTCGGCATCCGGGGCTGGCAAGCCCGCGTGAAAGCGGCCGCAGCAGTCTTCGTATCGGCGCGGTGCGCCGCAATCGCAGGTCATGTCAATTCTTTCTGCCAGGTCTCGCCGACGAGGTCGTGCCCGAAGCTTGTGTGCGACTCGCTCGCCGTGAGGGTGTAGCCGGCTTTCTGATAGATGCCTCTTGCGGCGAGCAGCAGGCTGTTGGTCCACAACACGATGCGCTGGTAGCCCGCCATGCGCGCGAAACGCTCGCATTCGTGCACCAGCCGCTGGCCGAGCCCGAGGCCGCGGGCGGTGGGCTCGACCAGCAGCATGCGCAGCTGCGCCACGCCGGGCAGGGGCGCGTGGGTGGTCTCATGGCGCGCCTGCACGAGGAAGACGCTGCCGATGTTCTGGCCGTCGCGCTCGGCGATCCAGCAGGTTTCGCGGGTGGGGTCGAAGCGGTCGATGAAGTCGGCGGCGAGGCGCGCCACCAGGGCTTCGAAGCGCATGTCGAAGCGGTACTCCTGCGCATAGAGCGCACCGTGGCGCGACACGACCCAGCCCATGTCGCCTGCGCGGTGCGGCCTGAGGAGATAAGGCTCAGGGCCTTGACGCGGCGCCTCGTCACCCAGCAGGTGCTGGAGCGTGCTCATGGCCTGCAGCAGCCGCTGCTGGTGCGCTTCGGGCAGCGGGGTGAGCCAGGAGCCGATCTGCTCGCGCGAGCGCTGGTCGAGCGGCGCGAAGGCAGCGCGACCGGCCGCGGTGAGGCTCAGCTGCGTCTGGCGGGCATCGGTGGGCGAGCGGGTGCTGCCGATCAGGCCCTGGTCCTTCAGGCGGCGCAGCAGGCGGCTCAGGTAGCCGGCGTCGAGCTCGAGCGTGCGGGCCAGCTCGGTGGCGGTGGTGTGCTCATGGTGGGCCAGCTCCCACAACAGGCGCGACTCGGCCAGCGAGTAGGGCGAGCCGAGCAGGGTGTCGTTCAACGCGCCGATGCGGCGGGTGTAGAAGCGGTTGAAGGCGCGGATGGCTTCGAGGCGGTCGGCGACAAGCATGGGTGGATTGTCTGGATTTGATTGCCAAAGGCAATCAATCGATTGCCTGACTGAAAAGGCATCAAGGTTGCGTGAGAGGCTGTATATCCATACAGTATCTTCATGGACGCGCCCCAGCTCTTCGCCCCCGATCCCGCCTCTGCCAGTGGCCCGGCCGCCCGGGCGCGGCCGGTGCTGGCGCCCGAAGACCTGCACCCGCAGCTCTGGCGGGCCCACCAGCTCGGCCGCGATGCCGAGCACCCCATTGCCAGCGGCTTCGAGCGGCTCGATGCCGAGCTGCCCGGCGGCGGCTGGCCACGCCGGGCGCTCACCGAGCTGCTGCTGTCGCACGCCGGCATCGGTGAGATCCGCCTCTTGGCCGCCTGCCTCGCCGCGGTGCAGCGGGCGGGCCGGCTGGTGATGATGTTCGACCCGCCGGCGGCGGTCTCCGCCCCGGCGCTGGGCGAGCTGGGGCTCGACGTGGGGCAGCTGCTCGTGATCCAGACGCACCTTCAGCTGCACCCCGGGGCCGACCGGCTGTGGGCGCTGGAGCAGGCGCTGAAGAGCGGCCACGTGGGCGCGGTCGTCGCGTGGTTGCCGCCGCGAGTGCGGGCCGAGCGTGTGCGCCGCCTGCAGCTGGCGGCGCATGGCCACGACGGGCCGGCCTTCGTCTTCCGCGAGCCCGCCATGCAAAGCCAGGCGAGTGCGGCACCGCTGCGCCTCGCGCTGCACCCGGCCGGGGCCGACCAACTGGCGCTGCGTGTGCTCAAGCGGCGCGGGCCGCCCTTGCTGGCGCCGCTGCACCTGGCCTTGCCGCCGGTCCTGCCGGAGCTGGCGGCGCGCCGCGCGCAGTTCGGGGCCGACACCGCCGAGGGCGCGCTGCCCGGGCTGCGCGCCGCCACCTTCATCAACCTCGCCTGAGCGTCATGGAGGCTCGCGATGTTGTGGGTTGGCGTCCACCTGCCCTTGCTGTCGCTGGAATCGTTTGCGGCCAGCCTGCCGCAGCGCACCGATCAGCCGATGGCGCTGGTCGACACACACCTCATCGTGATTGCCGATGCCGCCGCGCAGGCCCTCGGCGTGAGCGTGGGCATGAAGCGCGCCACGGCGCTGGGGCTCGCGCCGCACCTGCTGCTGGGCCAGGCCGACGCATGGCGTGATGCGCAGGCGCTGCAGGGCGTGGCCCATGCGGCGCTCGCGTTCACGCCGATGGTGTGCCTCGACCCACCCGATGGCGTGTTGCTGGAGGTGCAGCCGAGCCTGCGTTATTTCGGTGGGCTGGCGGCGCTGGTCGGCCGGCTGCGAGACACGCTGGCTCCGTTCGGCCACCGCCTGCAGATCGTGAGCGCCCCCACGCCGCATGGCGCGGCGCTGCTCGCGCGCCTGCACGACGAGCTGCACTGCCCCGACCGCCACACCCTGCAGCGTGCCCTCGAAGAAGCGCCGATCGGCGTGATGGCCACCGGCGCGCCGCATGTGCAGACTTTGCTCGGCATGGGCGTGCGCTGCCTGGGCGAGCTGCGCCAGCTGCCCCGCGCCGGCGTGGCGCGGCGCTTCGGCAAGGAGCTACTCGACGAGCTCGACCGCGCCTTCGGCGACCGCCCCGACCCGCGCGAGCCCCTCGTGCTGCCGCCCACGTTTCGCAGCGGGCTCGAACTCTTCGCCCGTGCCGACACCACCGAGCAGCTGCTGCACGGTGCGCAGATGCTGCTGCTGCGACTGGTGGCGTGGCTGTCGGCCCAGCACGCGTTCGTCACGCGCTTTCGTCTGCTGATGAAGCACGAGGCCCGCTGGCGCGATGGCCACACCGCGCCCGTCACCCTGCTCGAGCTGGCATTGGCCGAGCCTTCGCGCGATGCGGCGCACATGCTCACGCTCTTGCGCGAGCGCCTCGCACAGGTGACGCTGCCGGCGCCCACGCTCGAGCTCGCCATCGAGTCCGACGACATCGTGCGCCGGCCGCCGCCGAATGCCGAGCTCTTCCCCACGCCGCAGAGCGAGCGGGCTGGCCTCGTGCAGCTGATCGAGCGGCTGCAGGCGCGCCTCGGCCGCGAGCAGGTGCAGTGCCTGGTGCCGGTGGCCGACCACCGCCCCGAGCGCGCCACGCAGGTCGTGCCGGCCGATCCACGGCTGATGAAGCGGGCCGATGTCGTGGCGCCGGTCGTCACCTTGTGCGATGCCACCGCGTCGGAGCGCGAGACCCTCACCCGCCCGCTGTGGCTGCTGCCCGAGCCGCAGGCCTTGAAGGAGCGGCAGTCCCACCCCTTGCTCGATGGCCAGCTCGTGCAGCTGCTCGTCGGCCCCGAGCGCATCGAAACGGGCTGGTGGGATGGCGGCTTGGCCGAACGTGATTACTTCATCGGCCAGACGAAAGACGGGGTGCTGGTGTGGGTCTATCGCACGCGGCCGCAGCATCTGCCTACAAGCCGTGTGCCGGGGTGGTTTCTTCACGGGCGATTTGCGTGAATTCGCGGCGAATTGGCACGGCAGCATCTGCTTAATTTCGCTGATCTCCCGCCGATACAGAAAGACGATGCAGCTTGCATCGTTTGCATTTCCGATCGGGACTTCGATATGAAGATCGACAACTTGACCCTGCGCTCGCGCCTGCTGATCGGCTTCGTGCCCTTGCTGCTCATCCTCGCGGTGAACACCGTGTGGGCCGCGTCGATGGCCCAAGGGAGCGCGCGCTACTGGATTGGCGCCCTCGGCGCGTTGGCCGTCGCCTTCGGCGCGGTGCTCGCCTGGTGGCTGGTGCGCAGCGTGGCCGCGCCGGTGCGCGAAGCGCTCGACGCCGCGCGCCAGATCATGGCCGGCGACCTGACCCTGCCCATCACCCACACGCGCCAGGACGAGTTCGGCCAGCTGATGCAGGCCCTGCACGGCCTGAAGGATTGCCTCTTCAAGGTGGTGAGCGACGTGCGCACCGGCACCACCACGGTCGCCAGCACCTCCTCGCAGATCAACCGCGACAACACTTCGCTCTCGGAGCGCACCACCACGCAGACCGACTCGCTGCAGCAGACGGCCGCGTCGATGGAAGAGATCACCATCACGGTGAAGCACAACGCCGACAACGCCGAGCAGGCCAACAAGCTCGTGCTCGAAGCCTCGGGCCATGCGGTGAAGGGCGGCGAGGTGGTGAACCAGGTGGTGACGACGATGGGCTCCATCAAGGAGAGCTCGCGCCGCATCGCCGACATCATCGGCGTGATCGACGGCATCGCCTTCCAGACCAACATCCTCGCGCTCAACGCCGCGGTGGAAGCGGCGCGTGCCGGCGAGCAGGGCCGCGGTTTCGCCGTCGTGGCGGCCGAGGTGCGCACGCTCGCGCAGCGCTCGGCCACTGCCGCGAAAGAAATCAAGTCACTCATCGGCGACTCGGTCGACAAGGTCGAGACCGGCAGCCGCCTCGTCGACGACGCGGGCCGCGCGATGACCGAGATCGTGTCGTCGGTGAAGCACGTGGCCGGCCTCATGCAGGAGATGGCAGGCTCGAGCCACGAGCAGAGCCAGGGCATCCAGTCGGTCAACCAGGCCATCGCCGAGATCGACGGCATGGTCCAGCAGAACGCCAAGCTCGTGAAAGACGCGACGCAGACCGCCGCCACGCTCAACGAGCAGGCCGTGGGCCTCCTGAAATCAGTGGCGGGCTACAACCTCGGCACGCGCGAACACGGCAGTGCCGAAGAAGCCGAAGCGCTGGTCAAGGCCGGCCTCGCCTTCTACAAGGCGCATGGCCGAGACGCACTGATCGCCGAGATCAACAAGCTCGGCAAGGGGCAGTTCATCGACCGCGACCTGTACCTCATGGCCATCACCATCGACGACTACAAGTTCTGCGCCCACGGCAACAACCCGCGCACGCTCGGTGCCGGCCCCGTCAGCAAGGACGTCGACGGCAAGTTCTTCGTGAAGGAGATGGCCGAACTCGCGCGCAACGGCGGGCAGGCCTGGGTCGACTACAAGTGGGCGCACCCGGTGACCAACGAGATCCGGCTCAAGTCGTCTTACGTCGAGCGTGCAGGCGACCTCGCGCTCGCCTGCGGCATCTACAAGGGCTGAAGCCCCAGCGGTTTCGTTCAGCCCTTCCGGCCGCCGCCGAAGAGCAGCAGCGCAGCACCGCCCACGATGGCGGCGACGCCGGCCCACACCGGCACGTTGACCGATTCCTTTTCCTTCACCGAGAACTCGATCGGGCCGAGCTTCACGTCGTGCGTGTTCTTCGTGTAGCTGAAGCCACCGTAGACCAGGGCCAGCACGCCCGCGGCGATCAAGACCGCGCCCAGCAGTTTGAGAGGTGTCATGTGCGTGTGATCTCCTGTGCTCGCTGTGAATCTGGATGGCGGATTCTGCCTGCGTAGGTGCGGGCCCGTTGGTGGGGCCGGTCAGCCCGGCAAGGCGAGGCGCAGCACGGTGACGGCGATCGCTGCGGCCAGCCACGCGCCCACGCGCTTGAGCAGGGCTGTGTCGACAGACCCCGGCGCGCTCGCCTGCGGTCGTGAGAACCCGACCACGAGCGCGTGCGCGGGCAAGGCGATGACGAGCAGGGTCGCGACGACCAGCTCGACGCTGCCGGCGCTGCCCGGCCCGCCGTAGCGCGCCCACAGATAAGGCCATGCGATGGCGGCGATGATCCCGGCGAGAGCCGCGGTCAGTGGCGTGGGGGTGATCTTCATGGTGGGCCGCATGATGCCATTCATCGTTTGACATGAGAGGCGGCGCAAGGGCGTAGCCCTTGTGACGTCCTCTCGATGGAAGGGTTAGGCATCGCTCTGCGCGAATGAGACTTCAGATAGCTCAATGCCACCGAGTACATACCGACGAACTCCTCCTTCGTAGAGGGTGTCCGCTTCTGGAATGCTGTCGCGCAGTCCGAGTTTCCTGAGTGTCGCGTCTTCATCTGGAGTGACGACGCAGACTCTGGAAAGCTTCAGTAGTGCTCCTACTTCTTGTTCGGTTGGATGCTCGAGATTGATGATCGCTTCCTCGATCACACTCCGAGGCACGATGTGTTCGTGTATCAGACCTATTCCGCCCCATGAGCTGTTTGCTTGCCGAAGTGCCAGCGCCTTCTTACTCCACAAGTTGCAAGCGTCATTCCGATTCCGAGCGTTCGACCCCCACCAACATGCTCCTCTTAGAGCTTGCCGAACGATCGCCTCTTGGAGCTTCTTCTCTCGGTAAAGCTCGAGCAAAAGCAAGATGTCTGGCGCCAACTGCTCAGCTGTAAGTTTGTAAATGGACATCTGTTCCTCTGCGATGCCTAACGATCGGTGCTCGCCGGCCTTGGAAGGGCCGCTGCAGACGGCCTCATACAATCGCGCACCCCCCGATGGATCTGAGACCTTGAAAACGACCTCGAAAGCAGTTCGCCCTGGAAAAAATCTCCTGCCCAAGGCAGAGAAGAATGAAGAAGCCGTCGTGGTGGTGAGCCCGCCCGTGCAGACGGAAAAAGCCCGCATGAAGACCATCCTCGTGGCCTCGTATGGCTGGCCCACCGCCGACATGCAACCGTCCCGCCGCCAAGCGGCGCGCCGCTGAGATCTGCGGCTGAGGCGTGGGGCCGTGCGCCGCTGGCGCCCACGTCATTGACGGCGTAAGCTGAAGGGCCGCCCGAGCACCACGCTGCTCGCCTCAAGGCCATCGTCGGGCCGGACGGAGTGAAAGGACTTCCCATGTTGTCCAACTCGTCTGTGACCACCATGCTCCCCGTCAAGGACATGGCCCGCGCCCGATCCTTCTACGAAGACCGATTGGGCCTCAAGCCTGGCGGACTGCGCCCCGACGGCAAGTTCGTCTACGCCGTGGGCGGCAGCACGCTCGCCCTGTTCCCGAAGCCCGAAGGCACCAAGGCCGACCACACCGCCATCAGCTTCCGCGTCGACGACATCGTCGCCAGCATCGACAAGCTCAAACGCGCGGGCGTGGTGTTCGAGGACTACGACTTCCCCGGCTTGAAGACCGTCAACCACGTGTGCGTGCTCGGTGCCGAGAAGGCTGCGTGGTTCAAGGACACCGAGGGGAACTACCTCTGCATTCATGAGGACCTGGGTTGAGTGGTTTTCGTCGCGCGTGGTGCTTGCGACGTCGCCTCGGCGGAAGGGGCCGACCGCATAACGCCAGCAAGCTGCCGCTGACGAGGTGGTTCCAAGCGGCCTACGTGCTCAGCCAGGCCAAGAACAACGTGAGCGCGCTGGAACTGATGAGGCACCTGGGGGTGAGCTACCCGACGGCCTGGTCGCTCAAGCACAAGCTGATGGAGGCGATGCGCGAGCGTGAGCGCACCCGCACGCTGCAAGGCACGGTACAGGTGGACGAGGCCTTCCTGGGAGGGCAAGCCAGCGGGCACTCCAGCCTGGGCAGGAAGGGTAAGGTCCCGTTGCTGGCGGCCGTGTCGGCCGCACCTGACGGCAAGGCGGCTCAGGTGTGCTTCTCCCAGCAGCCGGCCACCGGAGAAGACGTGGTGGTGTTCTGCCTGAACACGCTGGCCCCGAGGTGCATGGTGGTCTCTGACGGGGCACCCAGCTTCAACTACGTGAAGTGGAACCGCATTGCCCAGCATCAGCCCATCGTCACCGGGGGAGGCAAGCAGGCCTGCGAGATCCCGGCGCTCAAGGCGGTGAACACGGTGCTGAGCAACCTGAAGACGGGCATTGCGGGCACGTACCACGCGTTCAAGTTCGCCAAGTACGCCCCGCGGTACCTTGCCGAATACCAGTTCCGCTTCAACAGGCGGTTCGATCTGGCCGGCCTCATGCAGAGCGTGATCCGGGCCGCCGCAGCCTGCAAACCCGTTCCTCTGCCTGTGCTTCGCATGGCTGAGGTTCGTTGCTAATCAGGGACTTCTGCGATGCCTAACGTTTGACATGAGAGGCTCGACCCGGCTTGCCGGGGCGAGTCCTCTCGATGGAAGGGTTAGGCATCGGGCGTGCCAAGGCCTGACTTCTTCTGGAAGCTACTTCTTGGCAGCCTTTTTCGCTTGCTTCTTAGCTGCGGACTTCTCGGCGGACTTCTGCTTGGCTGCTTTGCCCTTCGCCTCGTCTCGCAACTGCTTCTCGGTCTTGGCTTGGGCGAGGCTCGGAACCAGGGCTATTGGGGCTGCGACCAAACTCACGGTGAGCACTGCATCGGAGAGCTCCAAAGTTGCGGTTCGCCACCACGGCGGCCCGTTGAAAGCATTCTGTAGCCCACCGGCGCTTCGCCCCAACTTCCTTTCAGACCATGTGCGGCATGTGTCACGTTCTTGCGCTGCGAATCTGAGGTGCGCAGAGGCCGCTGAAAACACCGTCGGGAAGCACTTGCGTGACCCTTCGGTTGGGTTCATCCGATGCCTAACGTTTGACATGAGCTGCGGCCGACGGGCGTAGCCCGTTGGACGTCAGCTCGATGGAAGGGTTAGGCGCCGCCGTGTTGGCCGTGCACCTGAACCAAGGTGACCGCAGTGCAGCAGGTTTGTGCATGGAACCTACTTCTCACCCCAACGCCACCTCGGTGGCTCGCCTTTGAGCCAGCAGATGGCCAGCAGAACAAGGCTTAGCCCAACCGCATAGCCAACGAACAGCGTTGACCCCCACTGCGGCAGGAACAGCGAACCGACCCCGAGCAACACGAAGAACGCAACTAGGACAGCCCAGCCTTGCCAGGCACTCGGTACACCCCAGCCCCAGCCGTAGCGCTTGGCGGGGAACCAGTATTGCGGTTGGTTCGACATGTATGAGCTCCGATGCAGGGTGCGCGCTACAGCGCGATGCGAGATCGTATCGGGCGGCGCGGTGCTTCCTCTTTGGCGGCGCCTAACGTTTGACATGAGCTGCGGCCGACGGGCGTAGCCCGTTGGACGTCAGCTCGATGGAAGGGTTAGGTCTCTGGCGGGAGACCAACGTCCATGCCGTCATAGCTTTGCAAACCATGGTCTTGGGCGAATGCATAGAACTCTTGATTTCGAGCATCAAGAGAGGATGGAGTGTGGATTTCGACTTTCTCAACATGGAGAAAGTAATAGGGCTCAACGCCGGGGTCGACATTCGCCTCAAAGACATCAACTGGAACGTAGCCCTGGCGCTCAAGCTTGGGAACCAGCGCGTTCAGCTTCTGCGAAGACGTATCGGTAAAGAAGTAGCCCCACAGCATTGGCTTTGTCATGTCCCACTTGCCTTGGGCCGAGATATTCCCAAACATCTCTTCCAGTTGTTCGATGGTGATCATGTTGTGTGAATGACTGTGAGAGACCTAACGTTTGACATGAGCTGCGTGACCCGGCTTGCCGGGGCACGTCCTCTCGATGGAAGGGTTAGGCGCCGCGGGTTCACAGAGTAAGTGCAACACCTTCTCCAAAAAAGGTGGGGAGCTGGCAATACTGCCTGCACCTCAACCGGCAAGAAGGGGTAGCAGACATGGGGTATCACCAACTCACCCAGGATGAACGGTACAACATCGCCCGGATGCGGGCCAGAGGGCACAGCCAGCGAGAGATTGCCAAGTGCCTAGGGCGATCACCTTCGACGATCAGTCGAGAGGTGTGGCGCAACCGAAGCGTGCACGACGGCTTCTACCGGCCCAGCAAGGCGCAGAGCAAGGCGATGGCCAGGCGAAGCAAGAGCCGCAAGAAGAGCCAGTACACCCGCCAGGAGTGGGCCAGGCTGTTGGTGCAACTCAGGCGCTACTGGAGCCCCCAGCAAATAGCAGGACGGCGCAAGCGGCTGGGGCGACGCCCCATCAGCCACGAGACGATCTACCGCTACGTGAGGAAGAACCGGCTAGGAGGGGGCGACTTGTGGCGCAGCCTCAGGCACATGAGCAAGATCGGGCGCAAACACCGGGGAAGCCCCGCCACGCGGGGCCTATTGGCGGGCAAGAGCCACATCAGCGAGCGACCACCCGAGGTGGAGCTACGCCAGGAGATTGGGCACTACGAAGGCGACACCGTGATGGGCCCAGACGGACGCCACTGCATCCTGACGCTGGTGGAGCGGGTGACCGGCTACGTGCTGATCAAGAAGCTGAGCGCGAGGAATGCAGAGCAGGCTGCATCGGCACTGGCTCGCATGGTGATCGGCCTGAAAGGCCGGATCAAGACGATCACGCTGGACAACGGCACCGAGTTCCACGGCTACAAGAGCGTGCAGGACCAGTTCGGGGTGAAGTTCTTCTTCGCCACGCCCTACCACTCATGGGAGCGGGGCACCAACGAGAACACCAACGGATTGATCCGGCAGTACCTGCCCAAGGGCATGTGCTTGAAGAATCTCACCCAGGCCCAATGCAACTGGATCGCCAACGAGCTCAACAACCGGCCGCGTGAGCGACTAGCATTTAGAACACCGGCGGAAGCCTTCCGCCGTCCGCAGGGTGTTGCACTTCAAAGTTGAACTCAAGCGTCATTTTTCGTACTCGCAAGAGCTTTGCTGACTTTGCCAGCGACCGCCGCGGTCTAGGCAGTGATCTTGCGCCAGATACTCACTCGTAGCGGAGTAGATGTGCGTGGCAACGATAACGATCGCCACAAGCAGGATGCAGCCAAGGACGGTTGCGACCAAGTACCAGCCTGTGCGTGCTGGGGAAAACGCTTTTCCTGCTTCTCTTCGCTCGAAGTACTGAGTTGCCTGCTTGATGCCGGGAAGCGCCATATACGCGTGGACGACGAACTCGAAGGCTGTACTGGCGATGAGATAGGCCGGAACTGCAAGTACTGCCCACAGCGCCCAAA
This window harbors:
- the rarD gene encoding EamA family transporter RarD; the protein is MPIGALYAALAFALWGIFPLYFRQIASVPSGEILVHRIVWSLVFVLVVLTLRRQWAWVKPVLRSPKVLLAFAASAVLLSVNWLTYIWAVNSGHVIEASLGYFINPLVNVLLGYTVLHERLRPVQWLALGIAGAGVLWLAVLAGHPPWIALALAASFGAYGLMRKVASLGALEGLTLETLLLAPIAIAVLGVWMWQGTSVFPAPEAGTNLWLIAAGPITAVPLLLFAAGARQISLTTLGLLQYIGPTIQLAIGLWIFHEPFSAKRLMGFALIWAALALYSAEGWWRSRTTAAPQTA
- a CDS encoding MoaD/ThiS family protein, which codes for MAHVVFTQQLKRFTEVPEVDTPAATLREALQAAFDRNPRLRGYVLDDQGHLRPNVVVFIDGRRSHERVRLDDALKADSQVHVLQALSGG
- a CDS encoding exo-alpha-sialidase gives rise to the protein MTATRAWVATRKGLFELQRSAKGWGVARVSFLAEPVSMVLPPIGGTGRMLAALNLGHFGVKVHASDDAGATWREVDTPTYPPQPEGAEGPAWKLVQIWSMEAIHGAIWAGTLPGGLFKSSDGGEHWQLVDSLWSRPERLGWFGGGYDVPGIHSILPHPTRPGELLLGISCGGVWGSREGGTQWELQAKGMRADFMPPDQADDENTQDPHLIAACAAVPTAVWCQHHNGIFRSTDGSQRWQELKPPIAGFGFAVAAHPREPDTAWFAPAVKDEKRVPVDGALFVHRTRDGGKSFEALRTGLPQKDCYDLVYRHGLVVDDTGRSLLMGSTTGNLWASDDAGDSWVEVAGHLPPIHAVRFG
- a CDS encoding MarR family transcriptional regulator: MLVADRLEAIRAFNRFYTRRIGALNDTLLGSPYSLAESRLLWELAHHEHTTATELARTLELDAGYLSRLLRRLKDQGLIGSTRSPTDARQTQLSLTAAGRAAFAPLDQRSREQIGSWLTPLPEAHQQRLLQAMSTLQHLLGDEAPRQGPEPYLLRPHRAGDMGWVVSRHGALYAQEYRFDMRFEALVARLAADFIDRFDPTRETCWIAERDGQNIGSVFLVQARHETTHAPLPGVAQLRMLLVEPTARGLGLGQRLVHECERFARMAGYQRIVLWTNSLLLAARGIYQKAGYTLTASESHTSFGHDLVGETWQKELT
- the imuA gene encoding translesion DNA synthesis-associated protein ImuA; translated protein: MDAPQLFAPDPASASGPAARARPVLAPEDLHPQLWRAHQLGRDAEHPIASGFERLDAELPGGGWPRRALTELLLSHAGIGEIRLLAACLAAVQRAGRLVMMFDPPAAVSAPALGELGLDVGQLLVIQTHLQLHPGADRLWALEQALKSGHVGAVVAWLPPRVRAERVRRLQLAAHGHDGPAFVFREPAMQSQASAAPLRLALHPAGADQLALRVLKRRGPPLLAPLHLALPPVLPELAARRAQFGADTAEGALPGLRAATFINLA
- a CDS encoding DNA polymerase Y family protein; the protein is MLWVGVHLPLLSLESFAASLPQRTDQPMALVDTHLIVIADAAAQALGVSVGMKRATALGLAPHLLLGQADAWRDAQALQGVAHAALAFTPMVCLDPPDGVLLEVQPSLRYFGGLAALVGRLRDTLAPFGHRLQIVSAPTPHGAALLARLHDELHCPDRHTLQRALEEAPIGVMATGAPHVQTLLGMGVRCLGELRQLPRAGVARRFGKELLDELDRAFGDRPDPREPLVLPPTFRSGLELFARADTTEQLLHGAQMLLLRLVAWLSAQHAFVTRFRLLMKHEARWRDGHTAPVTLLELALAEPSRDAAHMLTLLRERLAQVTLPAPTLELAIESDDIVRRPPPNAELFPTPQSERAGLVQLIERLQARLGREQVQCLVPVADHRPERATQVVPADPRLMKRADVVAPVVTLCDATASERETLTRPLWLLPEPQALKERQSHPLLDGQLVQLLVGPERIETGWWDGGLAERDYFIGQTKDGVLVWVYRTRPQHLPTSRVPGWFLHGRFA